Proteins found in one Lepeophtheirus salmonis chromosome 9, UVic_Lsal_1.4, whole genome shotgun sequence genomic segment:
- the LOC121124015 gene encoding uncharacterized protein isoform X1, translating into MISKIALCLLFVQVAYSEERLHDLPILYQVNQPASTVTVFRGADVAKARAAGLISSPSRASSSAESAAGGQAGLSFSAGGDTSGSQAAAAGSRYSAGSFQSAQSGQRGAAAGGATGFGRQAASSSSFQATRTSQTGQRGAAAGAGSQAAAAESSYSSGSFQSAQSGQRGAAAGGATDFGTQDASSSSFQATRTSQAGQPGAATGGAGRQDASAESSYSTGSFQSAQSGQNGAAGAERQGASAESRYSVGSSQSGQRDAAGAGRQTGSSGSSFSSNSFQSSRTTQDGQQGATVGVAERQGTSAESGYSAGSFQSSQSGQGGAAAGGVNGFGSQATSTSSFQASRTSQLGQRGDDSASAGSQTAPVGSSYSAGSFQSAQSGQRAAAAGGAAGGGAAGSQAAAGSRYSAGSFQSAQSGQRAAAAGGAAGSGRQTASSSSFQATRTSQAGQRGAAAGVAAGSQAAAAGSSYSAGSFQSSQSGQQVSATGGAGSQAAAAGSRYSAGSFQSAQSGQRAAAAGGAAGSQAAAAGSSYSAGSFQSAQSGQRAAAAGGAAGSGRQTASSSSFQSTRTSQAGQRGAAAGGAAGSQAAAAGSRYSAGSFQSAQSGQRAAAAGGAAGSGRQTASSSSFQSTSTSQAGQRGAAAGGAAGSQAAAAGSRYSAGSFQSSKSGQQSSATGGADSQAGSSGSNFSSGQTASSASFQGSRTSQGGQRGAATGAATGAGSQAAAGSRYSAGSFQSAQSGQRGAAAGGAAGSGRQTASSSSFQATRTSQAGQRGAAAGGAAGSQAAAAGSRYSAGSFQSSQSGQRGAAAGGSTGSGRQTASSSSFQATRTSQAGQRGAAAGGAAGSQAAAAGSRYSAGSFQSAQSGQRAAAAGGAAGSGRQTASSSSFQSTRTSQAGQRGAATGGAAGSQAAAAGSRYSAGSFQSSKSGQQSSATGGAGSQAGSSGSNFSSGQTASSASFQGSRTSQGGQRGAATGAATGAGSQAAAGSSYSAGAFQSAQSGQRGAAAGGATGLGRQAASSSSFQATRTSQAGQRGAAAGAGSQAAAAGSSYSSGSFQSGQRGAAAGGATGFGTQDASSSSFQATRTSQAGQRGAATGGAGSQAAGSSYSAGSFQSGQRGAAAAGATGFGRQAASSSSFQATRASQAKQGGAATGGAAGSQAASAGSSYSSGSFQTTQSGQRGAAAGGAAGSDRQTASSAYFGSQISQSGSSISPVEIFPDIPAQYAYEYHVQSEDNDFGHKESRDGFYTNGEYFVLLPDGRVKIVKYEVDGDKGFVPVVEFEGEAIVPLPSNIQPVQVPSLATYVA; encoded by the exons ATGATTTCAAAG atTGCCCTTTGCCTCCTGTTCGTTCAGGTTGCATATTCAGAAGAAAGATTACATGATCTTCCAATCTTATATCAAGTCAATCAGCCTGCATCTACTGTTACCGTATTTCGAGGAGCAGATGTTGCAAAAGCACGTGCAGCTGGACTAATTTCTTCCCCTTCTAGAGCAAGTTCTTCAGCTGAATCAGCTGCTGGTGGACAAGCCGGATTAAGCTTCTCTGCTGGTGGTGACACTTCTGGTAGTCAAGCTGCTGCTGCTGGATCAAGGTACTCTGCAGGATCCTTCCAATCTGCTCAATCTGGACAACGTGGTGCTGCCGCTGGTGGTGCAACTGGTTTTGGTAGACAAGCTGCTTCATCTTCATCCTTCCAAGCTACAAGAACCTCCCAAACTGGACAACGTGGTGCTGCCGCTGGTGCCGGTAGTCAAGCTGCTGCTGCTGAATCAAGCTACTCTTCCGGATCCTTCCAATCTGCTCAATCTGGACAACGTGGTGCTGCCGCTGGTGGTGCAACTGATTTTGGTACACAAGATGCATCATCAAGTTCCTTCCAAGCTACAAGAACCTCCCAAGCTGGACAACCTGGTGCTGCCACTGGTGGTGCTGGTAGACAAGATGCTTCAGCTGAATCTAGTTACTCTACAGGTTCCTTCCAATCTGCTCAATCAGGACAGAATGGTGCTGCTGGTGCTGAAAGACAAGGTGCCTCTGCTGAATCCAGATACTCCGTAGGATCATCCCAATCTGGACAACGTGATGCTGCTGGTGCTGGTAGACAAACCGGCTCTTCAGGATCAAGCTTCTCCTCTAATTCATTCCAATCATCTAGAACTACTCAAGATGGACAACAAGGAGCTACTGTTGGTGTTGCTGAAAGACAAGGTACCTCTGCTGAATCAGGCTACTCTGCAGGATCTTTCCAATCTTCTCAATCTGGACAAGGTGGTGCTGCTGCTGGTGGTGTCAATGGGTTTGGTAGTCAAGCTACCTCAACCAGTTCCTTCCAAGCTTCAAGAACTTCTCAATTAGGACAACGTGGTGATGACTCTGCTAGTGCTGGGAGCCAAACTGCTCCTGTTGGATCAAGCTACTCTGCAGGATCCTTCCAATCTGCTCAATCAGGTCAACGTGCTGCTGCAGCTGGTGGTGCTGCTGGTGGTGGTGCTGCTGGTAGTCAAGCTGCTGCTGGATCAAGATACTCTGCAGGATCCTTCCAATCTGCTCAATCTGGACAACGTGCTGCTGCAGCTGGTGGTGCTGCTGGTTCTGGTAGACAAACAGCTTCATCTTCTTCCTTCCAAGCTACAAGAACCTCCCAAGCTGGACAACGTGGTGCTGCCGCTGGTGTTGCTGCTGGTAGCCAAGCTGCTGCTGCTGGATCAAGCTACTCAGCTGGATCCTTCCAATCTTCCCAATCAGGACAACAAGTCTCTGCCACTGGTGGTGCTGGTAGTCAAGCTGCTGCTGCTGGATCAAGGTACTCTGCAGGATCCTTCCAATCTGCTCAATCTGGACAACGTGCTGCTGCGGCTGGTGGTGCTGCTGGTAGCCAAGCTGCTGCTGCTGGATCAAGCTACTCTGCAGGATCCTTCCAATCTGCTCAATCTGGACAACGTGCTGCTGCAGCTGGTGGTGCTGCTGGTTCCGGTAGACAAACAGCTTCATCTTCTTCTTTCCAATCTACAAGAACCTCCCAAGCTGGACAACGTGGTGCTGCCGCTGGTGGTGCTGCTGGTAGTCAAGCTGCTGCTGCTGGATCAAGGTACTCTGCAGGATCCTTCCAATCTGCTCAATCTGGACAACGTGCTGCTGCAGCTGGTGGTGCTGCTGGTTCTGGTAGACAAACAGCTTCATCTTCTTCCTTCCAATCTACAAGCACCTCCCAAGCTGGACAACGTGGGGCTGCCGCTGGTGGTGCTGCTGGTAGTCAAGCTGCTGCTGCTGGATCAAGGTACTCAGCTGGATCTTTCCAATCTTCCAAATCAGGACAACAAAGCTCTGCCACTGGTGGTGCTGATAGTCAAGCCGGCTCTTCGGGATCAAACTTCTCCTCTGGACAAACTGCCTCTTCTGCTTCCTTCCAAGGTTCAAGAACTTCCCAAGGTGGACAACGTGGTGCTGCCACTGGCGCCGCTACAGGTGCTGGCAGTCAAGCTGCTGCTGGATCAAGGTACTCTGCAGGATCCTTCCAATCTGCTCAATCTGGTCAACGTGGTGCTGCGGCTGGTGGTGCTGCTGGTTCTGGTAGACAAACAGCTTCATCTTCATCCTTCCAAGCTACAAGAACCTCCCAAGCTGGACAACGTGGTGCTGCCGCTGGTGGTGCTGCTGGTAGTCAAGCTGCTGCTGCTGGATCAAGGTACTCTGCAGGATCTTTCCAATCTTCCCAATCTGGTCAACGTGGTGCTGCAGCTGGTGGTTCTACTGGTTCCGGTAGACAAACAGCTTCATCTTCTTCTTTCCAAGCTACAAGAACCTCCCAAGCTGGACAACGTGGTGCTGCCGCTGGTGGTGCTGCTGGTAGTCAAGCTGCTGCTGCTGGATCAAGGTACTCTGCAGGATCCTTCCAATCTGCTCAATCTGGACAACGTGCTGCTGCAGCTGGTGGTGCTGCTGGTTCTGGTAGACAAACAGCTTCATCTTCTTCCTTCCAATCTACAAGAACCTCCCAAGCTGGACAACGTGGGGCTGCCACTGGTGGTGCTGCTGGTAGTCAAGCTGCTGCTGCTGGATCAAGGTACTCAGCTGGATCCTTCCAATCTTCCAAATCAGGACAACAAAGCTCTGCCACTGGTGGTGCTGGTAGTCAAGCCGGCTCTTCGGGATCAAACTTCTCCTCTGGACAAACTGCCTCTTCTGCTTCCTTCCAAGGTTCAAGAACTTCCCAAGGTGGACAACGTGGTGCAGCCACTGGTGCCGCTACAGGTGCTGGCAGTCAAGCTGCTGCTGGATCAAGCTACTCTGCAGGAGCCTTCCAATCTGCTCAATCTGGACAACGTGGTGCTGCCGCTGGTGGTGCAACTGGTCTTGGTAGACAAGCTGCTTCATCTTCATCCTTCCAAGCTACAAGAACCTCCCAAGCTGGACAACGTGGTGCTGCCGCTGGTGCTGGTAGTCAAGCTGCTGCTGCTGGATCAAGCTACTCTTCCGGATCCTTCCAATCTGGACAACGTGGTGCTGCCGCTGGTGGTGCAACTGGTTTTGGTACACAAGATGCATCATCTAGTTCCTTCCAAGCTACAAGAACCTCCCAAGCTGGACAACGTGGTGCTGCCACTGGTGGTGCTGGTAGTCAAGCTGCTGGATCAAGCTACTCTGCAGGATCCTTCCAATCTGGACAACGTGGTGCTGCCGCTGCTGGTGCAACTGGTTTTGGTAGACAAGCTGCTTCATCTAGTTCCTTCCAAGCTACAAGAGCTTCCCAAGCTAAACAAGGTGGTGCTGCCACTGGTGGTGCTGCTGGTAGTCAAGCTGCCTCCGCTGGATCAAGCTACTCTTCTGGATCTTTCCAAACTACTCAATCTGGTCAACGTGGTGCTGCTGCTGGTGGTGCTGCTGGTTCTGATAGACAAACTGCTTCATCTGCTTATTTTGGATCTCAAATAAGTCAATCTGGATCTTCCATTTCCCCTGTTGAAATTTTCCCAGAT ATTCCTGCCCAGTATGCCTATGAATATCATGTTCAATCCGAAGATAACGACTTTGGACACAAGGAATCACGTGATGGCTTTTACACCAACGGAGAATATTTTGTTCTCTTGCCTGATGGTAGAGTAAAGATTGTCAAATACGAAGTTGATGGTGATAAGGGATTCGTACCCGTCGTTGAATTCGAAGGAGAAGCTATTGTCCCTCTCCCCTCTAATATTCAACCCGTTCAAGTACCCTCTCTTGCTACCTATGTAGCTTAA
- the LOC121124015 gene encoding uncharacterized protein isoform X4, with product MISKIALCLLFVQVAYSEERLHDLPILYQVNQPASTVTVFRGADVAKARAAGLISSPSRASSSAESAAGGQAGLSFSAGGDTSGSQAAAAGSRYSAGSFQSAQSGQRGAAAGGATGFGRQAASSSSFQATRTSQTGQRGAAAGAGSQAAAAESSYSSGSFQSAQSGQRGAAAGGATDFGTQDASSSSFQATRTSQAGQPGAATGGAGRQDASAESSYSTGSFQSAQSGQNGAAGAERQGASAESRYSVGSSQSGQRDAAGAGRQTGSSGSSFSSNSFQSSRTTQDGQQGATVGVAERQGTSAESGYSAGSFQSSQSGQGGAAAGGVNGFGSQATSTSSFQASRTSQLGQRGDDSASAGSQTAPVGSSYSAGSFQSAQSGQRAAAAGGAAGGGAAGSQAAAGSRYSAGSFQSAQSGQRAAAAGGAAGSGRQTASSSSFQATRTSQAGQRGAAAGVAAGSQAAAAGSSYSAGSFQSSQSGQQVSATGGAGSQAAAAGSRYSAGSFQSAQSGQRAAAAGGAAGSQAAAAGSSYSAGSFQSAQSGQRAAAAGGAAGSGRQTASSSSFQSTRTSQAGQRGAAAGGAAGSQAAAAGSRYSAGSFQSAQSGQRAAAAGGAAGSGRQTASSSSFQSTSTSQAGQRGAAAGGAAGSQAAAAGSRYSAGSFQSSKSGQQSSATGGADSQAGSSGSNFSSGQTASSASFQGSRTSQGGQRGAATGAATGAGSQAAAGSRYSAGSFQSAQSGQRGAAAGGAAGSGRQTASSSSFQATRTSQAGQRGAAAGGAAGSQAAAAGSRYSAGSFQSSQSGQRGAAAGGSTGSGRQTASSSSFQATRTSQAGQRGAAAGGAAGSQAAAAGSRYSAGSFQSAQSGQRAAAAGGAAGSGRQTASSSSFQSTRTSQAGQRGAATGGAAGSQAAAAGSRYSAGSFQSSKSGQQSSATGGAGSQAGSSGSNFSSGQTASSASFQGSRTSQGGQRGAATGAATGAGSQAAAGSSYSAGAFQSAQSGQRGAAAGGATGLGRQAASSSSFQATRTSQAGQRGAAAGAGSQAAAAGSSYSSGSFQSGQRGAAAGGSDRQTASSAYFGSQISQSGSSISPVEIFPDIPAQYAYEYHVQSEDNDFGHKESRDGFYTNGEYFVLLPDGRVKIVKYEVDGDKGFVPVVEFEGEAIVPLPSNIQPVQVPSLATYVA from the exons ATGATTTCAAAG atTGCCCTTTGCCTCCTGTTCGTTCAGGTTGCATATTCAGAAGAAAGATTACATGATCTTCCAATCTTATATCAAGTCAATCAGCCTGCATCTACTGTTACCGTATTTCGAGGAGCAGATGTTGCAAAAGCACGTGCAGCTGGACTAATTTCTTCCCCTTCTAGAGCAAGTTCTTCAGCTGAATCAGCTGCTGGTGGACAAGCCGGATTAAGCTTCTCTGCTGGTGGTGACACTTCTGGTAGTCAAGCTGCTGCTGCTGGATCAAGGTACTCTGCAGGATCCTTCCAATCTGCTCAATCTGGACAACGTGGTGCTGCCGCTGGTGGTGCAACTGGTTTTGGTAGACAAGCTGCTTCATCTTCATCCTTCCAAGCTACAAGAACCTCCCAAACTGGACAACGTGGTGCTGCCGCTGGTGCCGGTAGTCAAGCTGCTGCTGCTGAATCAAGCTACTCTTCCGGATCCTTCCAATCTGCTCAATCTGGACAACGTGGTGCTGCCGCTGGTGGTGCAACTGATTTTGGTACACAAGATGCATCATCAAGTTCCTTCCAAGCTACAAGAACCTCCCAAGCTGGACAACCTGGTGCTGCCACTGGTGGTGCTGGTAGACAAGATGCTTCAGCTGAATCTAGTTACTCTACAGGTTCCTTCCAATCTGCTCAATCAGGACAGAATGGTGCTGCTGGTGCTGAAAGACAAGGTGCCTCTGCTGAATCCAGATACTCCGTAGGATCATCCCAATCTGGACAACGTGATGCTGCTGGTGCTGGTAGACAAACCGGCTCTTCAGGATCAAGCTTCTCCTCTAATTCATTCCAATCATCTAGAACTACTCAAGATGGACAACAAGGAGCTACTGTTGGTGTTGCTGAAAGACAAGGTACCTCTGCTGAATCAGGCTACTCTGCAGGATCTTTCCAATCTTCTCAATCTGGACAAGGTGGTGCTGCTGCTGGTGGTGTCAATGGGTTTGGTAGTCAAGCTACCTCAACCAGTTCCTTCCAAGCTTCAAGAACTTCTCAATTAGGACAACGTGGTGATGACTCTGCTAGTGCTGGGAGCCAAACTGCTCCTGTTGGATCAAGCTACTCTGCAGGATCCTTCCAATCTGCTCAATCAGGTCAACGTGCTGCTGCAGCTGGTGGTGCTGCTGGTGGTGGTGCTGCTGGTAGTCAAGCTGCTGCTGGATCAAGATACTCTGCAGGATCCTTCCAATCTGCTCAATCTGGACAACGTGCTGCTGCAGCTGGTGGTGCTGCTGGTTCTGGTAGACAAACAGCTTCATCTTCTTCCTTCCAAGCTACAAGAACCTCCCAAGCTGGACAACGTGGTGCTGCCGCTGGTGTTGCTGCTGGTAGCCAAGCTGCTGCTGCTGGATCAAGCTACTCAGCTGGATCCTTCCAATCTTCCCAATCAGGACAACAAGTCTCTGCCACTGGTGGTGCTGGTAGTCAAGCTGCTGCTGCTGGATCAAGGTACTCTGCAGGATCCTTCCAATCTGCTCAATCTGGACAACGTGCTGCTGCGGCTGGTGGTGCTGCTGGTAGCCAAGCTGCTGCTGCTGGATCAAGCTACTCTGCAGGATCCTTCCAATCTGCTCAATCTGGACAACGTGCTGCTGCAGCTGGTGGTGCTGCTGGTTCCGGTAGACAAACAGCTTCATCTTCTTCTTTCCAATCTACAAGAACCTCCCAAGCTGGACAACGTGGTGCTGCCGCTGGTGGTGCTGCTGGTAGTCAAGCTGCTGCTGCTGGATCAAGGTACTCTGCAGGATCCTTCCAATCTGCTCAATCTGGACAACGTGCTGCTGCAGCTGGTGGTGCTGCTGGTTCTGGTAGACAAACAGCTTCATCTTCTTCCTTCCAATCTACAAGCACCTCCCAAGCTGGACAACGTGGGGCTGCCGCTGGTGGTGCTGCTGGTAGTCAAGCTGCTGCTGCTGGATCAAGGTACTCAGCTGGATCTTTCCAATCTTCCAAATCAGGACAACAAAGCTCTGCCACTGGTGGTGCTGATAGTCAAGCCGGCTCTTCGGGATCAAACTTCTCCTCTGGACAAACTGCCTCTTCTGCTTCCTTCCAAGGTTCAAGAACTTCCCAAGGTGGACAACGTGGTGCTGCCACTGGCGCCGCTACAGGTGCTGGCAGTCAAGCTGCTGCTGGATCAAGGTACTCTGCAGGATCCTTCCAATCTGCTCAATCTGGTCAACGTGGTGCTGCGGCTGGTGGTGCTGCTGGTTCTGGTAGACAAACAGCTTCATCTTCATCCTTCCAAGCTACAAGAACCTCCCAAGCTGGACAACGTGGTGCTGCCGCTGGTGGTGCTGCTGGTAGTCAAGCTGCTGCTGCTGGATCAAGGTACTCTGCAGGATCTTTCCAATCTTCCCAATCTGGTCAACGTGGTGCTGCAGCTGGTGGTTCTACTGGTTCCGGTAGACAAACAGCTTCATCTTCTTCTTTCCAAGCTACAAGAACCTCCCAAGCTGGACAACGTGGTGCTGCCGCTGGTGGTGCTGCTGGTAGTCAAGCTGCTGCTGCTGGATCAAGGTACTCTGCAGGATCCTTCCAATCTGCTCAATCTGGACAACGTGCTGCTGCAGCTGGTGGTGCTGCTGGTTCTGGTAGACAAACAGCTTCATCTTCTTCCTTCCAATCTACAAGAACCTCCCAAGCTGGACAACGTGGGGCTGCCACTGGTGGTGCTGCTGGTAGTCAAGCTGCTGCTGCTGGATCAAGGTACTCAGCTGGATCCTTCCAATCTTCCAAATCAGGACAACAAAGCTCTGCCACTGGTGGTGCTGGTAGTCAAGCCGGCTCTTCGGGATCAAACTTCTCCTCTGGACAAACTGCCTCTTCTGCTTCCTTCCAAGGTTCAAGAACTTCCCAAGGTGGACAACGTGGTGCAGCCACTGGTGCCGCTACAGGTGCTGGCAGTCAAGCTGCTGCTGGATCAAGCTACTCTGCAGGAGCCTTCCAATCTGCTCAATCTGGACAACGTGGTGCTGCCGCTGGTGGTGCAACTGGTCTTGGTAGACAAGCTGCTTCATCTTCATCCTTCCAAGCTACAAGAACCTCCCAAGCTGGACAACGTGGTGCTGCCGCTGGTGCTGGTAGTCAAGCTGCTGCTGCTGGATCAAGCTACTCTTCCGGATCCTTCCAATCTGGACAACGTGGTGCTGCCGCTGG TGGTTCTGATAGACAAACTGCTTCATCTGCTTATTTTGGATCTCAAATAAGTCAATCTGGATCTTCCATTTCCCCTGTTGAAATTTTCCCAGAT ATTCCTGCCCAGTATGCCTATGAATATCATGTTCAATCCGAAGATAACGACTTTGGACACAAGGAATCACGTGATGGCTTTTACACCAACGGAGAATATTTTGTTCTCTTGCCTGATGGTAGAGTAAAGATTGTCAAATACGAAGTTGATGGTGATAAGGGATTCGTACCCGTCGTTGAATTCGAAGGAGAAGCTATTGTCCCTCTCCCCTCTAATATTCAACCCGTTCAAGTACCCTCTCTTGCTACCTATGTAGCTTAA
- the LOC121124015 gene encoding uncharacterized protein isoform X3, giving the protein MISKIALCLLFVQVAYSEERLHDLPILYQVNQPASTVTVFRGADVAKARAAGLISSPSRASSSAESAAGGQAGLSFSAGGDTSGSQAAAAGSRYSAGSFQSAQSGQRGAAAGGATGFGRQAASSSSFQATRTSQTGQRGAAAGAGSQAAAAESSYSSGSFQSAQSGQRGAAAGGATDFGTQDASSSSFQATRTSQAGQPGAATGGAGRQDASAESSYSTGSFQSAQSGQNGAAGAERQGASAESRYSVGSSQSGQRDAAGAGRQTGSSGSSFSSNSFQSSRTTQDGQQGATVGVAERQGTSAESGYSAGSFQSSQSGQGGAAAGGVNGFGSQATSTSSFQASRTSQLGQRGDDSASAGSQTAPVGSSYSAGSFQSAQSGQRAAAAGGAAGGGAAGSQAAAGSRYSAGSFQSAQSGQRAAAAGGAAGSGRQTASSSSFQATRTSQAGQRGAAAGVAAGSQAAAAGSSYSAGSFQSSQSGQQVSATGGAGSQAAAAGSRYSAGSFQSAQSGQRAAAAGGAAGSQAAAAGSSYSAGSFQSAQSGQRAAAAGGAAGSGRQTASSSSFQSTRTSQAGQRGAAAGGAAGSQAAAAGSRYSAGSFQSAQSGQRAAAAGGAAGSGRQTASSSSFQSTSTSQAGQRGAAAGGAAGSQAAAAGSRYSAGSFQSSKSGQQSSATGGADSQAGSSGSNFSSGQTASSASFQGSRTSQGGQRGAATGAATGAGSQAAAGSRYSAGSFQSAQSGQRGAAAGGAAGSGRQTASSSSFQATRTSQAGQRGAAAGGAAGSQAAAAGSRYSAGSFQSSQSGQRGAAAGGSTGSGRQTASSSSFQATRTSQAGQRGAAAGGAAGSQAAAAGSRYSAGSFQSAQSGQRAAAAGGAAGSGRQTASSSSFQSTRTSQAGQRGAATGGAAGSQAAAAGSSYSAGAFQSAQSGQRGAAAGGATGLGRQAASSSSFQATRTSQAGQRGAAAGAGSQAAAAGSSYSSGSFQSGQRGAAAGGATGFGTQDASSSSFQATRTSQAGQRGAATGGAGSQAAGSSYSAGSFQSGQRGAAAAGATGFGRQAASSSSFQATRASQAKQGGAATGGAAGSQAASAGSSYSSGSFQTTQSGQRGAAAGGAAGSDRQTASSAYFGSQISQSGSSISPVEIFPDIPAQYAYEYHVQSEDNDFGHKESRDGFYTNGEYFVLLPDGRVKIVKYEVDGDKGFVPVVEFEGEAIVPLPSNIQPVQVPSLATYVA; this is encoded by the exons ATGATTTCAAAG atTGCCCTTTGCCTCCTGTTCGTTCAGGTTGCATATTCAGAAGAAAGATTACATGATCTTCCAATCTTATATCAAGTCAATCAGCCTGCATCTACTGTTACCGTATTTCGAGGAGCAGATGTTGCAAAAGCACGTGCAGCTGGACTAATTTCTTCCCCTTCTAGAGCAAGTTCTTCAGCTGAATCAGCTGCTGGTGGACAAGCCGGATTAAGCTTCTCTGCTGGTGGTGACACTTCTGGTAGTCAAGCTGCTGCTGCTGGATCAAGGTACTCTGCAGGATCCTTCCAATCTGCTCAATCTGGACAACGTGGTGCTGCCGCTGGTGGTGCAACTGGTTTTGGTAGACAAGCTGCTTCATCTTCATCCTTCCAAGCTACAAGAACCTCCCAAACTGGACAACGTGGTGCTGCCGCTGGTGCCGGTAGTCAAGCTGCTGCTGCTGAATCAAGCTACTCTTCCGGATCCTTCCAATCTGCTCAATCTGGACAACGTGGTGCTGCCGCTGGTGGTGCAACTGATTTTGGTACACAAGATGCATCATCAAGTTCCTTCCAAGCTACAAGAACCTCCCAAGCTGGACAACCTGGTGCTGCCACTGGTGGTGCTGGTAGACAAGATGCTTCAGCTGAATCTAGTTACTCTACAGGTTCCTTCCAATCTGCTCAATCAGGACAGAATGGTGCTGCTGGTGCTGAAAGACAAGGTGCCTCTGCTGAATCCAGATACTCCGTAGGATCATCCCAATCTGGACAACGTGATGCTGCTGGTGCTGGTAGACAAACCGGCTCTTCAGGATCAAGCTTCTCCTCTAATTCATTCCAATCATCTAGAACTACTCAAGATGGACAACAAGGAGCTACTGTTGGTGTTGCTGAAAGACAAGGTACCTCTGCTGAATCAGGCTACTCTGCAGGATCTTTCCAATCTTCTCAATCTGGACAAGGTGGTGCTGCTGCTGGTGGTGTCAATGGGTTTGGTAGTCAAGCTACCTCAACCAGTTCCTTCCAAGCTTCAAGAACTTCTCAATTAGGACAACGTGGTGATGACTCTGCTAGTGCTGGGAGCCAAACTGCTCCTGTTGGATCAAGCTACTCTGCAGGATCCTTCCAATCTGCTCAATCAGGTCAACGTGCTGCTGCAGCTGGTGGTGCTGCTGGTGGTGGTGCTGCTGGTAGTCAAGCTGCTGCTGGATCAAGATACTCTGCAGGATCCTTCCAATCTGCTCAATCTGGACAACGTGCTGCTGCAGCTGGTGGTGCTGCTGGTTCTGGTAGACAAACAGCTTCATCTTCTTCCTTCCAAGCTACAAGAACCTCCCAAGCTGGACAACGTGGTGCTGCCGCTGGTGTTGCTGCTGGTAGCCAAGCTGCTGCTGCTGGATCAAGCTACTCAGCTGGATCCTTCCAATCTTCCCAATCAGGACAACAAGTCTCTGCCACTGGTGGTGCTGGTAGTCAAGCTGCTGCTGCTGGATCAAGGTACTCTGCAGGATCCTTCCAATCTGCTCAATCTGGACAACGTGCTGCTGCGGCTGGTGGTGCTGCTGGTAGCCAAGCTGCTGCTGCTGGATCAAGCTACTCTGCAGGATCCTTCCAATCTGCTCAATCTGGACAACGTGCTGCTGCAGCTGGTGGTGCTGCTGGTTCCGGTAGACAAACAGCTTCATCTTCTTCTTTCCAATCTACAAGAACCTCCCAAGCTGGACAACGTGGTGCTGCCGCTGGTGGTGCTGCTGGTAGTCAAGCTGCTGCTGCTGGATCAAGGTACTCTGCAGGATCCTTCCAATCTGCTCAATCTGGACAACGTGCTGCTGCAGCTGGTGGTGCTGCTGGTTCTGGTAGACAAACAGCTTCATCTTCTTCCTTCCAATCTACAAGCACCTCCCAAGCTGGACAACGTGGGGCTGCCGCTGGTGGTGCTGCTGGTAGTCAAGCTGCTGCTGCTGGATCAAGGTACTCAGCTGGATCTTTCCAATCTTCCAAATCAGGACAACAAAGCTCTGCCACTGGTGGTGCTGATAGTCAAGCCGGCTCTTCGGGATCAAACTTCTCCTCTGGACAAACTGCCTCTTCTGCTTCCTTCCAAGGTTCAAGAACTTCCCAAGGTGGACAACGTGGTGCTGCCACTGGCGCCGCTACAGGTGCTGGCAGTCAAGCTGCTGCTGGATCAAGGTACTCTGCAGGATCCTTCCAATCTGCTCAATCTGGTCAACGTGGTGCTGCGGCTGGTGGTGCTGCTGGTTCTGGTAGACAAACAGCTTCATCTTCATCCTTCCAAGCTACAAGAACCTCCCAAGCTGGACAACGTGGTGCTGCCGCTGGTGGTGCTGCTGGTAGTCAAGCTGCTGCTGCTGGATCAAGGTACTCTGCAGGATCTTTCCAATCTTCCCAATCTGGTCAACGTGGTGCTGCAGCTGGTGGTTCTACTGGTTCCGGTAGACAAACAGCTTCATCTTCTTCTTTCCAAGCTACAAGAACCTCCCAAGCTGGACAACGTGGTGCTGCCGCTGGTGGTGCTGCTGGTAGTCAAGCTGCTGCTGCTGGATCAAGGTACTCTGCAGGATCCTTCCAATCTGCTCAATCTGGACAACGTGCTGCTGCAGCTGGTGGTGCTGCTGGTTCTGGTAGACAAACAGCTTCATCTTCTTCCTTCCAATCTACAAGAACCTCCCAAGCTGGACAACGTGGGGCTGCCACTGGTGGTGCTGCTGGTAGTCAAGCTGCTGCTGCTGGATCAAG CTACTCTGCAGGAGCCTTCCAATCTGCTCAATCTGGACAACGTGGTGCTGCCGCTGGTGGTGCAACTGGTCTTGGTAGACAAGCTGCTTCATCTTCATCCTTCCAAGCTACAAGAACCTCCCAAGCTGGACAACGTGGTGCTGCCGCTGGTGCTGGTAGTCAAGCTGCTGCTGCTGGATCAAGCTACTCTTCCGGATCCTTCCAATCTGGACAACGTGGTGCTGCCGCTGGTGGTGCAACTGGTTTTGGTACACAAGATGCATCATCTAGTTCCTTCCAAGCTACAAGAACCTCCCAAGCTGGACAACGTGGTGCTGCCACTGGTGGTGCTGGTAGTCAAGCTGCTGGATCAAGCTACTCTGCAGGATCCTTCCAATCTGGACAACGTGGTGCTGCCGCTGCTGGTGCAACTGGTTTTGGTAGACAAGCTGCTTCATCTAGTTCCTTCCAAGCTACAAGAGCTTCCCAAGCTAAACAAGGTGGTGCTGCCACTGGTGGTGCTGCTGGTAGTCAAGCTGCCTCCGCTGGATCAAGCTACTCTTCTGGATCTTTCCAAACTACTCAATCTGGTCAACGTGGTGCTGCTGCTGGTGGTGCTGCTGGTTCTGATAGACAAACTGCTTCATCTGCTTATTTTGGATCTCAAATAAGTCAATCTGGATCTTCCATTTCCCCTGTTGAAATTTTCCCAGAT ATTCCTGCCCAGTATGCCTATGAATATCATGTTCAATCCGAAGATAACGACTTTGGACACAAGGAATCACGTGATGGCTTTTACACCAACGGAGAATATTTTGTTCTCTTGCCTGATGGTAGAGTAAAGATTGTCAAATACGAAGTTGATGGTGATAAGGGATTCGTACCCGTCGTTGAATTCGAAGGAGAAGCTATTGTCCCTCTCCCCTCTAATATTCAACCCGTTCAAGTACCCTCTCTTGCTACCTATGTAGCTTAA